TTACCTCGGATCTGGGGGCGGACTTCAGCGGGGTCCTCACGATCCAAACCCCCAATTCCCAGGTGGATTCTGGTCTGGTGGATTTGCCCCAAGCCCCCCTGGATGTGAGTGACCAAATTCGATCGGGCTGTCTGGCGGCCCAGGGCAATCGCTTTGCGGTGGTGGGCCAAGGGGGCATACCCGATAGTCCTCTGGCTCCTTTGAATCCCAGCGCGGGTTGGCAGGATCTGCAAAATGCCCTCCTGCTGCCCTCTATGTCTCCTAGGGCTGTGTCTCCTAGGGCTGTGTCTCCTAGGGCTGTGTCTCCTAGGGCTGTACCGGACTCTGGGGCACTAGACCCGGCCCTTGCCTGGACTGAGGCCACGGGCCGCATTACCCTGGTGTCCCAGTCATCCCCCCCATGGCTTCTGGGATCCATGACCCTGGGCCAAGGGGTTCAAGGTTCCTATTCCATCTGTCGATCGTCCCGGTCTTGACACCCGGGTGGGGGTGGGTTCTGGCCAGTTTTGTTCGTCGAAGACCCTCACCCTAAATCCCTCTCCCAGAACGGGAGAGGGACTTTGAAGAACTCTTGCTCCCCGTCTCCCCTGGTGGGAGAAGGGGCTGGGGGATGAGGGTTTTCCGTCTCCCAGAACGGGAGAGGGACTTTGAAGAACTCTTGCTCCCCGTCTCCCCTGGTGGGAGAAGGGGCTAGGGTTTTTCCTAAGTTGCCCATCGCGTTAGTGTGTATCCGGTATGATCAACCCTTTGTGAACCCTGCCCCAAGCCATGCCTACCCCGCCCCGCCTGAGTCTCTGCATGATTGTCAAGGATGAAGCAGCTTGCCTAGGCCGCTGTTTAGAGAGTGTCAGGGATTTAGTCGATGAGGCGATCGTGGTGGACACCGGATCCACCGACAACACCCCGGCGATCGCCGCTGCCTGGGGTGCCCAGGTTTACCACCAGCCTTGGCCGGGGGACTTTTCCAGCGCCCGCAACCACGCCCTGGGCTATGTGGGGGGGGATTGGGTGTTGGTGTTGGATGCCGATGAAACCTTTGAGGCTAGCCAGATCAAGCCCCTGCGATCGCACCTAGACCAAGACCAAGCCCTGGTGATCACCCTCCTGCGCCAAGAACTAGGGTCCGTCCAATCCCCCTACTCCCAACTGTCCCGCGTCTTTCGCCGCCATCCCCAGGTGCAATTTTCCCGCCCCTACCACGCCATGGTGGATGACAGCGTTTTAGCCCTGCAACAGCGGCAACCCCAGTGGCGAGTTTTGAGCCTGCCGGGGGTCGCCCTCTTGCACTGGGGCTATGAGCCGGGGACGATCGCCGCCCGCCACAAGGGCGATCGCGCCCAAGCCGCCCTGGAACAGCACCTAGGGCAAAACCCCGGCGATCCCTACACCTGCGCCAAGCTGGGTGCCCTCTATGGCAGTCTGGGCCACTGGCACCGGGGGCAAACCCTCCTGGAGCAGGGACTGGACACCTTAGCCCATCAAGGGGATCCCAACCCCAGTATTCGCTATGAATTGCACTACCATCTGGCCATTGGACTGCAACAGTCGGGGGATGCCAGCGCCGCCAGCCACCATTACGAAGCTGCCTTGAATCTACCCCTCGATCCCCTGCTGAAATTGGGAGCCTGCAATAATCTGGCCAATCTGCTCCAGGCTCAGGGGGAACTAGACCTGGCCCACTGGCTCTATGAACAAGCCTTAGATTGGGATCCCACCTTTGCCCTGGGTTATTACAACTTGGCCAGGGTCAAAAAAGCCCAAGGGGATTTATTGGGGGCGATCGGCGCGTACCAAACCGCCATTGATCTCAATCCCCACCACGCCGAAAGCTACCAAAATCTGGGGGTGACCCTGGTGAAGCTGGGACGGTTACGGGACAGTTTTCCCCTGTTCCAGCGGGCGATCGCCCTGCACCAGGCCCAGGGCAACCCCCAGGAAGCCCAACGGATCGAGACCATTGTGGGGGAGTTAGGGGGAAGCCTTTAGACTTGAGGGATTGCGCTCCGGAACGCGATTGGCACACCTTAGGCTGGATCCGGATGGGGTTTGCCCTCAGGGTTTGGCACCGGATCGGTCTTCGGTGGATCTGGGTCTGTGCCTAGCTCTGTGCCTAGCTCTGTGCCTAGCTCTGTGCCTAGCTCTGTGCCTAGCTCTGTGCCTGACGGTAAATCTTGCCCCGCCGCTGGCTTCGGTTCCTGGCGGTCAGCATCAAAGCGATCGGGGATAGGAGCACCTTTGGGCATTTGATGCAGGGAGTTTTCGACGCTACCATCCAAAGCACTCGTGATGGCTTGGGCATTCTGCATACGGATTGCAATTTCCGGTGATAAGCCACCCATCGGCACCGTCGATTTATCCTGCTCCTTATCCCCATAGACCTCCGCCAAGGCATCCCGCATTTCCTGAACCCAGCCTGCGTTCTCTGCTTGGATGACGCTTTCCACATTCATGACCAGGGCTTCCACATTGGCGGCATTGGCCTGAGATTCCGCCGGCAGCGCCCGCCACCACGCCCGAATATTATAGAGATCGGATGCGGCCTGGTTACAGGAAATCAGGGTTGACTCAACCCGGTTAAACTCTAGAAAACTGGTGAAGGCCGCTGCCATGGAACTACTGACGGCAACCCAGATTTCCTGTTGGATGGAAGCCAGTAAAATCCCCAGTCCTCCCATGCCATAGACAGACCATTGAAAGGTACTGAGCTGGCGACTGAGGCGAGCTGCTTTTTTGCGGTAGTAGTTAAACTGATCTTCTAGCCGCCACGCTAAATAGTCCTCCGGCACCATATTACTAAACCCATCATCCCCTTGGGGGGCATAGGGTGGCAGGGAACCGGTATAGGGGGTAATGCCCGTCTGGTTGACCTGGGTTTCCATCACCCGCTGGCCTAGGGTTTTAATCCGTTTGGCTAGTTGAATATCCCGTGAGTCTTCCCCATTACCGCTACGGGGGACATAGGATCCCACCTGGATGCGGTAGAGGTAAATCTCTTTTTTCAGGGCTTCTGCGGTGCTACGAAAGACAATCCAGGCTAACCCCATATTGGACTTGACATCACCGGCATAGATGACTGTGGTTAAAATCGGCATCATAATAATCCCGACTTCAAAGGCATCAATAATTCGCCAGGTTTCCAGTTTTGTGAAATCCCAAGTGAAGCCAGGGAAAGGATTGCACTTTATCTCTCGCACAATGGCGATGAGGGTGGAGTGGAGCACGGCTAAAACAGTGACAGCTACCCCCATGATCGTCAGCCATTTCCGACGACTGGTAAAGCGTTTTTGGGCTAAGCTGGCATTGAGGTCATACTCACTAAATCGTGCCCACGCATCCAAGAGGGTGGGGCTACGATCGGCAGAGGGATCGGCCATGGGAGGGGGGGAAGGGGCTTGGCTCATACATCCGCATCAGGTAACGAGGGGCAAAGAACAGTAGACAGCAGCAGGGCGGAGTGACTGACAAAATGTGCCAGAACACCTCACCACCGCTAGGGTCAGGGAACCTGACCCCTATACCGACCAAAATTCGGTCGGGGTGGTGGTTTCCACGCCCAATTCAAAATCCAGGGGTGGCTACCGTGTACCCATAACTCGAAGCATTTCTAATCCTCTGCTGCGATCGCGAGGTTTAACCCACCCCTTAAACCATTAAATTAACCCATTAAACGTCATCATTTTCCAAGTCTTCTTCTTCCTCCTCAAGGGGCTGATCGAGGGAGCCATGGGGCACAGAGTTGGCAGACACTACCGCCCCCATGTCCAGTTGTTGGCGCACTAACTGTTCGACCTTGTGGGCAAATTCGAGGTTGTCCTGCATATATTTGATGGTGTTGTCGCGGCCTTGGCCCACATTTTCCCCTTCAAAGCTATACCAGGCTCCTTTGCGCAGCACCACCCCCGTTTCTTCTGCCAAATCGAGAATGCAGCCCAGGGTCGAAATACCTTGGCCAAAAATGACATCAAACTCAGCGATGCGGAAGGGCGGGGCCACTTTATTTTTGGCCACTTTGACCTTGGCCCGAATCCCATATTCCTGGGTTCCCTTTTTCAGGGTTTGGATCCGGCGAATGTCGAGGCGCACCGAGGCATAGAACTTGAGGGCGTTGCCCCCAGAGGTGACTTCAGGGCTACCATAGGTGACCCCAATTTTCTGGCGCAACTGGTTGAGAAAAATGACCGTACAGCCCGACTTGCCAATGTTGCCGGTAATTTTCCGCATGGCTTGGCTCATGAGCCGAGCCTGTCCCCCCACTTGGACATCCCCCATTTCCCCTTCAATTTCAGCACGGGGCACGAGGGCTGCTACGGAATCCACTACCACAATATCCACTGCCGCCGATCGCACCAGTTGATCCACCACCTCTAGGGCCATTTCCCCCGTATCGGGCTGGGACACCAGCAAATTCTCAATATCCACCCCTAGGTTGGCGGAATAGTTGGGATCCAGGGCATGTTCTGCGTCTACAAAGGCGGCGATGCCTCCCCGTTTCTGGACTTCGGCAATGGCGTGGAGGGCCAAGGTGGTTTTGCCAGAACTCTCAGGGCCGTAGATTTCAATGACCCGTCCCTGGGGCAAACCACCCCCCAGAGCCAAATCCAGGGTCAAGGCTCCGGTGGGGATGGTCTCCACTCGCATCTGGGTTGCATCCCCCAGGCGCATGATGGAACCTTTGCCAAAGTTCTTTTCAATGGTGGCCAGAACTAACTTGAGGGCTTTTTCCTTTTGTTTATCGATACTTTCAGATGCTGCTGCCATGGAGTTTGAAAACCTCAGATTGACTAGGGTGGCTGGGTTGCGGTGGCTAGGTTGCACAGGTAACGAACCTGTCCACAACGGTGACGGTGGGCGCTGGGGTGGGGCAATAGCCCTGGGTGGAGGGGGAGTCTGACGGGGAGTTCAGTCCCACGACTCAGTTAGGGTACGATTAACAGGCTTTGGACTCAAGGCATAACCCTTGGGATCCAAGACAGAACAATAGGGAGTGGCTTGATTCACCTTAACTTAGCAGACCAGTAGCCAGCAGTGGCCCTCTCTGTTGGAGCTAGGTTTTGGATCAATTCTGCCTTAATCCCGGCTATTTCAGATGTTACAGACTTTTCTAAGCCAGGGTGAGCCATAAACCCATTAATGTCTGCACTGATCACCCCTTAAGCCCTATACAGCAGTCCTAAATGGGTCGTCTGATGTGCCCCCTCCGGAGGCACACCACACCAAGGGTTTCAGCCATCGAGATGCCTACAACTGCTTTAAGGTTGCTGTATAGCAAGGCTCCCGCTTGACTTCTTCTGCTTTGATTTTCCTGAATTCTCCTGGAATCTGGGGACGGGGTAATGCTAGGGCGATCGCCCTAATACCGATCCAAATAATACAAAAGAACTATAACATACTCGGTTCCTGAGGCTGACTCCAGACCGACGGGTTGAGGGAGCCAGACCAGTTTGGGGTGACGATGACCGGGCTAGGATGGGAATAGCAGCGTTCTCGGGTAGGGTTCTCGCCCCCGGGCCGACCCTCTGACCGCCAACCACCGGGGCAACCACGGGGGGATTGCCCCTACCAAAATCGGGGAATCTGCCAAGGTGAAATCGACCCTCTCCAACTTTTGTCGGTCAACTAGCCCTGAGATAGCGCCTGACCTTCAGACCAGGTTCAATCCTCAGAACTCTCGATTTTTGGTTATTATTCAGTCTTTAAGAACTTCACGGTAGGTTTGACTATGCTGCCCACTATGCTGCCCACTATGCTGCCCACGTTTTCCGACCGTTGGCGATCGACCCTGGATTGGTGCCCCACCCCAGAACAGCAGCAGCACTTTGAGGTGCTGTACCAGGGGATTGTGGCGGCGAATCAGCATTTGAACCTGACCCGCATCACGGAACCGGAAGCCTTTTGGGAAAAGCATCTGTGGGACTCCATGAGTGGGCTGAGTTTCTTTTTGCCGGGGGGCGATCGCGATCCCCTGCCCACCCCTGCCCGCATCGTGGACATTGGCACGGGGTCCGGGTTTCCGGGGTTACCCGCTGGCCTGCTGTGGACCCAAAGCGAGGTGGCGTTGTTGGACTCCACCGTTAAAAAGCTGCGGTTTTTGGATGAGTTGCTGGCCACCCTGCCCTTGCCCCAGGTCAAAACCTTGGCGGGGCGGGCTGAAGCCCTGGGTCAGGATCCCCGCCACCGGGAAACCTATGATTTAGCCTTGGCGAGGGCCGTGGGGGGGGTGACCATCTGTGCGGAATATGCCATGCCCTTGGTGCGGCGGGAGGGCTATGTGGTGCTGTATCGGGGACAGTGGAGCGCTGCGGAAGAAGCCAGTTTGAGCCGAGCCTTGATACAGTTGGGGGGGGTGATCGATCGCATAACCCCGTTTCAGACCCCCTTAACCCAGGGTGTGCGCCATTGTATTTTGGTCCACAAAACGGCGGACACTCCCGAAAGTTACCCCCGTCCGGTGGGAGTTCCGGCCCAAAAGCCCTTAGGATTATTGCCCTAACCCCTATAACCCCTACACCCCTATCACCCCTACCCCCTTGCCATGAATCCCATTGAACTGGGCACCCTTTTAGCCAACCGCTACCGTGTGATCCAGGTGTTGGGTCAGGGCGGCTTTGGTCGCACCTACCTGGCGGAAGATCTCAACCGCTTCCAAGAAACCTGTGTTCTCAAAGAATTTGCCCCCCAGGTCCAAGGTCCGGAAGCCCTGCAAAAGGCCCAGGATTTATTTCAACGGGAAGCGGGGGTGCTCTATCGCCTCAACCATCCCCAAATTCCCTGTTTTCGGGAGTTGTTCCAAACCCACCACGGCGATCGCGACTATTTGCTATTGGTGCAGGATCATGTGGCAGGGCACACCTATTGGCAGTTGTTGGCCGATCTCCCAGACCAGGGCCAGGGCTTTGGGGAAGGGGAGGTGCGACGGTTATTGGAACAGTTGTTGCCGGTGCTGACCTATATCCACGGCAATGGGGTTATTCACCGGGATATTTCCCCCGATAACCTGATCCTGCGGACCGGGGATCAGTTGCCGGTGCTGATTGACTTTGGGGGCGTGAAGCAGGTGGCGGTGTCGGTGGTGTCCCAATATCAGAGCCAATCCCAGAGCTTAATGTCCGGGAGCCTGACCCGGCTGGGGAAGGTGGGCTATGCCCCGCCGGAGCAAATGCAGCAGGGCAGTGTTTATCCCCACAGCGATCTTTATGCCCTGGGGGTGACGGCCTTGGTGCTGTTGACGGGGAAGGAACCCCAACTGTTGTTGGATCCCCAAACCCTGGAATGGCAGTGGCGGCAGGAGGTGACGGTGAGCGAGACTTTGGGGGCTGTGTTGGATCGGATGGTGCAACTGCGCCCCAGCGATCGCTATAGCAGCGCCACTGAGGTTTTGGCGGCGCTGACGGGGCAAACCCAGTCCCTGGGTCAGGGGCAACAGCCTGGGCCAACTCCGGTGCTTCAACCCCGGACCCAGGCCACGATCGCCGTCGGCATGAACGCTGCCCCAGACACCATGTCGGAGTTTTTTCGGGATACCCGTTCCCCTAGCCCGTCTCCAGCCACGGCCACCCCTGCTGCCCGTCGTTCCCCCGGGGCGGGGGCTTTGGGGACGGTGCTGCTATTTTTCGGGTTTTTGGCCCTAGCAGGGCTAGGGGGTTGGGGGGCTGTCCGTCTGTTGCAGTCCTTGCAAACGGGTAACCCGTCACCCCAGGTCACCGCGACTCCCCTCGCCCCCACTCCCCCGGTGGCAGTCCTGTCCCCAGATGAACAACGGCGTAAGGCGGCTTTGCTGAAACGGCAGCAGACCTTGGGTCTGGACGATCGCTTTTTCACGGCTCTGGTCAACCAAGATTTTTTTCCCCGCTATCCCGAACTGCAAGGGCAACCCCTGACCTCGGATCCCGCCGATGCGGACTACCGGGAAGCCTGGGATACCTTGGCCCAAACCTGGCTCGATCGCCTGGAGCGGTTGAAGCCAGCCCAGCGATCGCGCCTGGGACAATATACCCCTGCTGATTTTGAGACTTGGGTGACCCAGGTTAATGATAAGTACCTCAGCAGCAGAGCCTTGGCAGATCTCACTGATGTCGCCTTTGGTCAGCTTTTCCCGGAAATTTCCCTGAATGAGACTCCCCCTGGACCGGTGGATCAACTGTGGTGGACGGTGGCGGAGCAGGTGACCGATGCTGTGGTGGGGGGGGAAGCCTTGGAGGAGTTAAAGATCAAGCAGGGGGACATCACTGTGACGGCTGAGGGTACTGTGTCAGCCGGCCAAGGTAAAGCCTTTATTGCTCAGTTGGAGCCGGGGCAGGCGATGCGCTTCGATCTGACGGCGGCGGACTCCCTCGCCCTGGCCCTTTATCCCCCCACCGCTAGCGGCGATCCTCTGGTGTTGCCGCGATCGGGCCAACAGACCTGGGAGGGGGTGTTATTCGAGGGAGGCTATTATGAATTTGTGATTTTGCCCCAGGGCGATCGGGCTGAACCCTATAGCCTGGAGCTGACGGTGACGGATCCGCCGCCGGTGCTCGATCTCGATGTTCCTGCCACACCGAACCCGAACCCGACAGCGGGCAATGGATCGAGCAATGGAGCGAGCCAAGGCAACGGTAAAGGCAAACCCCCCAAGGATTCCCCCATCGATCCACCACCGACTCCTGAAGCGGATCCTGGGAATAGTCCTCTGCCAGAAACCCTGGATCCCAACCCAGGGATTCCCAATACCCAGTAACCCATGGGCCAAGTTTCCCGAAGACCCTCACCCTAAATCCCTTGCTCCCGCTTAACCCCTTACCCCCCACTGCCCGCCATGGCTGATTCTTCCCCCACTTCCCTGCCCATCGTCACGGCGGATGCTGCCAAGGCTACGGTGGCGGTGGCTCTCTTGTTTGAGGGCGATCGCTATCTCCTGCAATTGCGAGACAATATTCCCGGCATTTTATACCCCGGTCAGTGGGGGTTTTTTGGGGGCCATGTGGAGCCAGGGGAAACCCCCTTGGAGGGTCTGCTGCGGGAGTTGGTGGAGGAAATTGGCTATCACCCCTCGCAGCCAGTGGAATTATTTGGGATCTACTCTGACGATCGCGTTCTTCGCTATGTGTTCCACACGCCCCTGACCGTTGGCTTAGATCAGTTGGTGCTGGGGGAGGGCTGGGATTTTAAGGTGGTGACGGCGGCGGACATTGAGCGGGGGGAGGCGTGGTCTGAAGTGGCCCAACAGGTGCGCCCCTTGGGAACCCTACACCGCCAGATTTTGCTGGATCACCTGGCTCAACGATCTGGGTTGTAGGGATCATCTTTTTGTCTTTGTTTGGGGAAATCTCTTCGTAGTCCTTATCTCCCCATCGTCCCCATTTGCCCCATGACCACTAGCCTTTTTGATTCCTAGCCTGTACAGAAACCCTACATCAGTTGTAGGCATCTCGATGGCTGAAACCCTTGGTGTAGTGTGCCCCCGGAGGGGGCACACTACACGACCCATTTAGGACTGCTGTATGAGCACTAACATCACCCTTGATGATTTCTATAAATTGTTTCAAGAAAGCGAACGCCAGCGCCAGGAGACCGAACGCATCCTGCAACAATCCTGGGAGCAGTCCCGGTTGGCCTTGGAGCAGTCCCAGTTAGCCTGGGAACAGCGCCTTGCCCAGGAAGCCGCCGCCCGCCTCCAGACCCAGCAAGACTTGGAGCAGCAACTGGCCCAGGAGAAAGCGGCACGGGCGCAGCAACTAGCCCAGGAAAAAGCGGCACGGGAGCAGCGACTAGTCGAAGAGAAAGCGGCATGGGAGCAGAAACTGGCCCGCCGGGAGGCGGAGTGGGATCGTTCCCAGCGGGAATGGGAAAAACAGTATCAAGCGCTGACGGCGGTGGTCGATCGCACCAGTCGAGGCATTGATGGCTTAAATGGCCGCTGGGGTAAATTCGTGGAAAACTTTGTGGAACCGGCAGTGGTGCGGCTGTTCCAAGCGCGGGGTATTCCCGTGACGGAGACGGCCCAACGGGTGAAGCAAACGCGGGGCGAGTTTGCCATGGAAATTGATATTNNNNNNNNNNNNNNNNNNNNNNNNNNNNNNNNNNNNNNNNNNNNNNNNNNNNNNNNNNNNNNNNNNNNNNNNNNNNNNNNNNNNNNNNNNNNNNNNNNNNAGCCTGGGAACAGAAACTGGCCCAGGAGAAAGCGGCACGGGAGCAACAACTGGCCGAAGAGAAAGCGGTGAGGGAGCAGCAACTGGCCCAGGAAAAAGCGGCATGGGAGCAAAAACTGGCCCGCCGGGAGGCGGAGTGGGATCGCTCCCAGCGGGAATGGGAAAAACAGTATCAGGCGCTGACGGCGGTGGTCGATCGCACCAGTCGAGGCATTGACGGCTTAAATGGCCGCTGGGGTAAATTCGTGGAAAACTTTGTGGAACCGGCAGTGGTGCGGCTGTTCCAGGCGCGGGGTATTCCCGTGACAGAGACGGCCCAACGGGTGAAGCAAACGCGGGGGGAGTTTGCCATGGAAATTGATATTCTGGCGGAGAATGGGGATGTGGCGGTGGCGGTGGAAGTTAAATCCCACTTAACCCAGGATGCTGTGGATGAATTTCTGGGGAATTTAGTCAATTTTAAGCGGGCCTTCCCCAAGTACCAAGCCTATCAAATCTATGGTGCGGTGGCGGGCATTGACATTGACAAGGGGGTGGATCGCTATGCTTACCGTCAAGGTCTGTTTGTCATTCGCCAGTCGGGAGATACCGTGGAATTGGCCAATAACCCTCAGTTTCGTCCCACTCCCTGGTAAACCCTTGCTATGCCGACTGCCATGAACCCCTTTTACAACCGCCGTTATAACCCCTAGCCTCTATGACCACTAACATCACCCTTGATGATTTCTATAAATTGTTCCAAGAAAGCGAACGCCAGCGCCAGGAGACCGAACGCATCCTGCAACAATCCTGGGAACAGTCCCGGTTGGCCTTGGAGCAGTCCCATCTAGCCTGGGAACAGAAACTGGCCCAGGAGAAAGCGGCACGGGAGCAACAACTGGCCGAAGAGAAAGCGGTGAGGGAGCAGCAACTGGCCGAAGAGAAAGCGGCACGGGAGCAGCAACTGGCCCAGGAAAAAGCGGCATGGGAGCAAAAACTGGCCCGACGGGAGGCGGAGTGGGATCGCTCCCAGCGGGAATGGGAAAAACAGTATCAAGCGCTGACGGCGGTGGTCGATCGCACCAGTCGAGGCATTGATGGCTTAAATGGCCGCTGGGGTAAATTTGTGGAAAACTTTGTGGAACCGGCAGTGGTGCGGCTGTTCCAAGCGCGGGGTATTCCCGTGACGGAGACGGCCCAACGGGTGAAGCAAACGCGGGGGGAGTTTGCCATGGAAATTGATATTCTGGCGGAGAATGGGGATGTGGCGGTGGCGGTGGAAGTTAAATCCCACTTAACCCAGGATGCTGTGGATGAATTTCTGGGGAATTTAGTCAATTTTAAGCGGGCCTTCCCCAAATACCAAGCCTATCAAATCTATGGTGCGGTGGCGGGCATTGACATTGACAAGGGGGTGGATCGCTATGCTTACCGTCAAGGTCTGTTTGTCATTCGCCAGTCGGGGGATACCGTGGAATTGGCCAATAACCCTCAGTTTCGTCCCACCCCCTGGTAAACCCTTGCTATGCCGACTGCCATGAACCCCTTTTACAACCGCCGTTATAACCCCTAGCCTCTATGAGCACTAACATCACCCTTGATGATTTCTATAAATTGTTCCAAGAAAGCGAACGCCAGCGCCAGGAGACCGAACGCATCCTGCAACAATCCTGGGAACAGTCCCGGTTGGCCTTGGAGCAGTCCCAGCTAGCCTGGGAACAGCGCCTTGCCCAGGAAGCCGCCGCCCGCCTCCAGACCCAGCAAGACTGGGAGCAGAAACTGGCCCAGGAAAAAGCGGCACGGGAGCAGCAACTAGCCCAGGAAAAAGCGGCACGGGAGCAGCAACTAGCCCAGGAAAAAGCGGCACGGGAGCAGCAACTAGCCGAAGAGAAAACGGCACGGGAGCAGCGATTAGCCGAAGAGAAAGCGGCCTTGGAGCAGCGATTAGCCAAAGAGAAATCGGCCTTGGAACAGAAACTGACCCAGGAAAAAGTGGCACGGGAGCAGCAACTGGCCCAGGAAAAAGCGGCGCGGGAGCAGCAACTGGCCCAGGAAAAAGCGGCATGGGAGCAGCAACTGGCCCGACGGGAGGCGGAGTGGGATCGCTCCCAGCGGGAATGGGAAAAACAGTATCAAGCGCTGACGGCGGTGGTCGATCGCACCAGTCGAGGCATTGATGGTTTAAATGGCCGCTGGGGTAAATTTGTGGAAAACTTTGTGGAACCGGCAGTGGTGCGGCTGTTCCAAGCGCGGGGTATTCCCGTGACGGAGACGGCCCAACGGGTGAAGCAAACGCGGGGTGAGTTTGCCATGGAAATTGATATTCTGGCGGAAAATGGGGATGTGGCGGTGGCGGTGGAAGTTAAATCCCACNNNNNNNNNNNNNNNNNNNNNNNNNNNNNNNNNNNNNNNNNNNNNNNNNNNNNNNNNNNNNNNNNNNNNNNNNNNNNNNNNNNNNNNNNNNNNNNNNNNNGGGAGTGGATCGCTATGCTTACCGCCAAGGTTTGTTTGTCATTCGCCAATCGGGGGATACCGTGGAATTGGCCAATAACCCTCAGTTTCGTCCCACCCCCTGGTAACTCTTCACCCTGACTCGATCGACGAATCCCTATTTCCTACTTCAGTCCAGATTTCCTACTTCAGTCCAGCCACCGCCAGCGCGTCACTGTGTACGCACAAGGTATACACAAGGTATACACAAGGTATACACAAATTGATCTCAGTCTCGAAGTCCTGACAGGCCAGGTTTTTAAGGGTTAATGGCTTGCACTGTCCACTGCTATCCCGATCGCTGGTATAGCCAACGCTCCTGGGGATCTCCCCGTAGGTTGAGATAGTCCACGCGATCGGGAGCCAGCAACAGCCCACAGAAATCGGCTAAAGGTTGTTCCGGGGCGGGGGCGGGGGGGTCAAACTGGTGTTGGGGCGATCGGGGTGCCCCTGGGTCTGGCCCAGCAAAGGCGCAACGGGCAGGGTCAGAGAGGGATTGCCACAGGTGTTGCCGGCGCTGTTGCAACGCCCCATCCTCGGTATCGGGGGTGATCAGGGTAAGCATGGCAACGGGCCGGGGGCGATTAACCTGACTCCCACGTTCCAGACCGGAGGCTTTGGCGGAACGCCCGGATCAAGGCCGTATCGTTGAGGGTCTCTGCCTTCAGGATCCAGGGCAACAGGTGATCGGGGGTGAGGCGGGGGAAGGTGTGGCTGGTGGTGATTTCTTGGTACTGCCCCTGTACCAACTGCCAAAACTGCAACGTCTGACCATCAAACTCCCAGACTTCCCCTACACCCAATGCAGCATAAATGGTTCGGCGATCGAGGGTGCGATGGGTAATGTCAATTTCAAGGGCTAAATCAGGGGGAGGATCGTGGCGTAAATCCAGACGTTGTTTGCCTTGAATGGCGGCTGCATTTTGGCTATAAAAGCATTCATCCGGCTCTAGTCCCCGTTCTAAGTCTTGGCGCTTACAGGTGGTGGAGCCACCTCCCACTAGGGGAATATCCCACTCTTCCGCCAGGGTTTCCACCAGTCGAGCCAGGAGTTTTTTATAACGCTCGTGCTGGAAGGACAGGATCATCAGTTCGAGGGTTCCGTGGCTATAGGTGAAGCGCAGGGGTCGATCGCCCAAAAGGTTCAACAAGGTTTCGTAGTGTTCCCAACTGATGTTGGTTAGGGTGAGGCGTTGTTCAGGAGCCATCAGGGTCTGGATCATACCGTTCATCCAAGGGGTAATCGATCCTGAGAGGTTAGACCAGTCCTGAGAGTTTAGACCAGTGGTGTAGCGCTGCGGCAGGCAACGTCGCTAGGTC
The nucleotide sequence above comes from Prochlorothrix hollandica PCC 9006 = CALU 1027. Encoded proteins:
- a CDS encoding glycosyltransferase — encoded protein: MPTPPRLSLCMIVKDEAACLGRCLESVRDLVDEAIVVDTGSTDNTPAIAAAWGAQVYHQPWPGDFSSARNHALGYVGGDWVLVLDADETFEASQIKPLRSHLDQDQALVITLLRQELGSVQSPYSQLSRVFRRHPQVQFSRPYHAMVDDSVLALQQRQPQWRVLSLPGVALLHWGYEPGTIAARHKGDRAQAALEQHLGQNPGDPYTCAKLGALYGSLGHWHRGQTLLEQGLDTLAHQGDPNPSIRYELHYHLAIGLQQSGDASAASHHYEAALNLPLDPLLKLGACNNLANLLQAQGELDLAHWLYEQALDWDPTFALGYYNLARVKKAQGDLLGAIGAYQTAIDLNPHHAESYQNLGVTLVKLGRLRDSFPLFQRAIALHQAQGNPQEAQRIETIVGELGGSL
- a CDS encoding SLATT domain-containing protein gives rise to the protein MSQAPSPPPMADPSADRSPTLLDAWARFSEYDLNASLAQKRFTSRRKWLTIMGVAVTVLAVLHSTLIAIVREIKCNPFPGFTWDFTKLETWRIIDAFEVGIIMMPILTTVIYAGDVKSNMGLAWIVFRSTAEALKKEIYLYRIQVGSYVPRSGNGEDSRDIQLAKRIKTLGQRVMETQVNQTGITPYTGSLPPYAPQGDDGFSNMVPEDYLAWRLEDQFNYYRKKAARLSRQLSTFQWSVYGMGGLGILLASIQQEIWVAVSSSMAAAFTSFLEFNRVESTLISCNQAASDLYNIRAWWRALPAESQANAANVEALVMNVESVIQAENAGWVQEMRDALAEVYGDKEQDKSTVPMGGLSPEIAIRMQNAQAITSALDGSVENSLHQMPKGAPIPDRFDADRQEPKPAAGQDLPSGTELGTELGTELGTELGTELGTDPDPPKTDPVPNPEGKPHPDPA
- the recA gene encoding recombinase RecA; protein product: MAAASESIDKQKEKALKLVLATIEKNFGKGSIMRLGDATQMRVETIPTGALTLDLALGGGLPQGRVIEIYGPESSGKTTLALHAIAEVQKRGGIAAFVDAEHALDPNYSANLGVDIENLLVSQPDTGEMALEVVDQLVRSAAVDIVVVDSVAALVPRAEIEGEMGDVQVGGQARLMSQAMRKITGNIGKSGCTVIFLNQLRQKIGVTYGSPEVTSGGNALKFYASVRLDIRRIQTLKKGTQEYGIRAKVKVAKNKVAPPFRIAEFDVIFGQGISTLGCILDLAEETGVVLRKGAWYSFEGENVGQGRDNTIKYMQDNLEFAHKVEQLVRQQLDMGAVVSANSVPHGSLDQPLEEEEEDLENDDV
- the rsmG gene encoding 16S rRNA (guanine(527)-N(7))-methyltransferase RsmG is translated as MLPTMLPTMLPTFSDRWRSTLDWCPTPEQQQHFEVLYQGIVAANQHLNLTRITEPEAFWEKHLWDSMSGLSFFLPGGDRDPLPTPARIVDIGTGSGFPGLPAGLLWTQSEVALLDSTVKKLRFLDELLATLPLPQVKTLAGRAEALGQDPRHRETYDLALARAVGGVTICAEYAMPLVRREGYVVLYRGQWSAAEEASLSRALIQLGGVIDRITPFQTPLTQGVRHCILVHKTADTPESYPRPVGVPAQKPLGLLP